From the Musa acuminata AAA Group cultivar baxijiao chromosome BXJ1-2, Cavendish_Baxijiao_AAA, whole genome shotgun sequence genome, one window contains:
- the LOC135611155 gene encoding double-stranded RNA-binding protein 4-like isoform X7, with translation MAEEFMHKNRLQEYTQRSSITLPLYQTINEGTPHAPEFRSTVIVDGKNFTSPCTFPTKKAAEQCAAKFALEGIRIINKNKGLSLIHNDTILCKLILHEYSVKMNMNLPTYETSHKPGLIPAFVSSVLFDNKTFKGETALSKKEAERVAACTVIKYILGNCDTGDIMRQIIESKNKHYAVVHRGKGSCSSLARNEETSGPSSSIQENKMLAPLFYDIPHAVAYSEAFASVPANTAAADSICSAKEEYAGKAEVPSDDPTSHARDVVPISSKGRSREKNEEQCQLKKARVDGQSQFEPCAQHSGNLVIIDI, from the exons ATGGCAGAAGAGTTCATGCATAAGAATAGGTTGCAAGAATATACACAAAGATCTTCTATCACCTTGCCACTATATCAGACTATAAATGAGGGAACGCCGCATGCGCCTGAGTTCAGGTCTACTGTAATCGTGGATGGGAAAAATTTCACTTCCCCTTGCACATTTCCGACCAAAAAGGCAGCCGAACAATGTGCAGCAAAATTTGCCCTTGAGGGCATCCGTATTATCAACAAGAACAAGGGCTTGTCTCTCATCCATAAT GATACCATTCTCTGTAAACTTATCCTGCATGAATATTCTGTGAAGATGAACATGAACCTGCCAACATATGAGACTTCTCACAAGCCAGGGCTGATTCCAGCCTTCGTCTCTTCTGTTTTGTTTGATAACAAGACATTTAAAGGTGAAACTGCACTGAGCAAAAAAGAGGCAGAAAGGGTTGCTGCTTGCACTGTTATTAAATATATTCTAG GAAACTGTGATACAGGAGATATTATGAGACAAATcatagaatcaaagaataaacatTACGCTGTGGTGCATAGAGGGAAAGGATCATGCTCATCCCTGGCTAGAAATGAAGAGACAAGTGGTCCCAGTAGTAGTATCCAAGAAAATAAAATGTTGGCTCCCTTGTTTTATGACATTCCACATGCTGTTGCATATTCTGAGGCATTTGCTTCAGTACCTGCTAACACTGCAGCAGCAGATTCTATTTGTTCAGCCAAGGAGGAATATGCAG GGAAAGCTGAAGTACCATCTGATGACCCAACTAGCCACGCCCGAGATGTGGTTCCTATTTCAAGTAAAGGGCGTTCCAGGGAAAAGAATGAAGAACAGTGCCAGTTAAAGAAAGCTCGAGTAGATGGACA GTCACAGTTTGAACCATGTGCTCAACATTCAGGGAATTTGGTCATCATCGATATCTGA
- the LOC135611155 gene encoding double-stranded RNA-binding protein 1-like isoform X3 → MAEEFMHKNRLQEYTQRSSITLPLYQTINEGTPHAPEFRSTVIVDGKNFTSPCTFPTKKAAEQCAAKFALEGIRIINKNKGLSLIHNDTILCKLILHEYSVKMNMNLPTYETSHKPGLIPAFVSSVLFDNKTFKGETALSKKEAERVAACTVIKYILGNCDTGDIMRQIIESKNKHYAVVHRGKGSCSSLARNEETSGPSSSIQENKMLAPLFYDIPHAVAYSEAFASVPANTAAADSICSAKEEYAVIAGGSTNGASGTDFVVPHMLLPIQGKAEVPSDDPTSHARDVVPISSKGRSREKNEEQCQLKKARVDGQYVTCSRCKSVSRAKLLLYLVTDVLICLSAHLHGVLTFLFVELS, encoded by the exons ATGGCAGAAGAGTTCATGCATAAGAATAGGTTGCAAGAATATACACAAAGATCTTCTATCACCTTGCCACTATATCAGACTATAAATGAGGGAACGCCGCATGCGCCTGAGTTCAGGTCTACTGTAATCGTGGATGGGAAAAATTTCACTTCCCCTTGCACATTTCCGACCAAAAAGGCAGCCGAACAATGTGCAGCAAAATTTGCCCTTGAGGGCATCCGTATTATCAACAAGAACAAGGGCTTGTCTCTCATCCATAAT GATACCATTCTCTGTAAACTTATCCTGCATGAATATTCTGTGAAGATGAACATGAACCTGCCAACATATGAGACTTCTCACAAGCCAGGGCTGATTCCAGCCTTCGTCTCTTCTGTTTTGTTTGATAACAAGACATTTAAAGGTGAAACTGCACTGAGCAAAAAAGAGGCAGAAAGGGTTGCTGCTTGCACTGTTATTAAATATATTCTAG GAAACTGTGATACAGGAGATATTATGAGACAAATcatagaatcaaagaataaacatTACGCTGTGGTGCATAGAGGGAAAGGATCATGCTCATCCCTGGCTAGAAATGAAGAGACAAGTGGTCCCAGTAGTAGTATCCAAGAAAATAAAATGTTGGCTCCCTTGTTTTATGACATTCCACATGCTGTTGCATATTCTGAGGCATTTGCTTCAGTACCTGCTAACACTGCAGCAGCAGATTCTATTTGTTCAGCCAAGGAGGAATATGCAG TTATAGCAGGTGGATCAACAAATGGTGCTTCCGGAACTGACTTTGTTGTGCCTCACATGCTGCTTCCTATTCAAGGGAAAGCTGAAGTACCATCTGATGACCCAACTAGCCACGCCCGAGATGTGGTTCCTATTTCAAGTAAAGGGCGTTCCAGGGAAAAGAATGAAGAACAGTGCCAGTTAAAGAAAGCTCGAGTAGATGGACAGTATGTTACCTGTTCTCGTTGCAAGTCTGTATCGCGTGCAAAGTTGCTACTTTACTTGGTTACGGATGTGCTGATATGCTTAAGTGCACACCTCCATGGTGTACTAACCTTTCTTTTTGTAGAATTGTCTTGA
- the LOC135611155 gene encoding uncharacterized protein LOC135611155 isoform X5, translated as MAEEFMHKNRLQEYTQRSSITLPLYQTINEGTPHAPEFRSTVIVDGKNFTSPCTFPTKKAAEQCAAKFALEGIRIINKNKGLSLIHNDTILCKLILHEYSVKMNMNLPTYETSHKPGLIPAFVSSVLFDNKTFKGETALSKKEAERVAACTVIKYILGNCDTGDIMRQIIESKNKHYAVVHRGKGSCSSLARNEETSGPSSSIQENKMLAPLFYDIPHAVAYSEAFASVPANTAAADSICSAKEEYAGKQCSALIESWNSLSTPTVTVIAGGSTNGASGTDFVVPHMLLPIQGKAEVPSDDPTSHARDVVPISSKGRSREKNEEQCQLKKARVDGQSQFEPCAQHSGNLVIIDI; from the exons ATGGCAGAAGAGTTCATGCATAAGAATAGGTTGCAAGAATATACACAAAGATCTTCTATCACCTTGCCACTATATCAGACTATAAATGAGGGAACGCCGCATGCGCCTGAGTTCAGGTCTACTGTAATCGTGGATGGGAAAAATTTCACTTCCCCTTGCACATTTCCGACCAAAAAGGCAGCCGAACAATGTGCAGCAAAATTTGCCCTTGAGGGCATCCGTATTATCAACAAGAACAAGGGCTTGTCTCTCATCCATAAT GATACCATTCTCTGTAAACTTATCCTGCATGAATATTCTGTGAAGATGAACATGAACCTGCCAACATATGAGACTTCTCACAAGCCAGGGCTGATTCCAGCCTTCGTCTCTTCTGTTTTGTTTGATAACAAGACATTTAAAGGTGAAACTGCACTGAGCAAAAAAGAGGCAGAAAGGGTTGCTGCTTGCACTGTTATTAAATATATTCTAG GAAACTGTGATACAGGAGATATTATGAGACAAATcatagaatcaaagaataaacatTACGCTGTGGTGCATAGAGGGAAAGGATCATGCTCATCCCTGGCTAGAAATGAAGAGACAAGTGGTCCCAGTAGTAGTATCCAAGAAAATAAAATGTTGGCTCCCTTGTTTTATGACATTCCACATGCTGTTGCATATTCTGAGGCATTTGCTTCAGTACCTGCTAACACTGCAGCAGCAGATTCTATTTGTTCAGCCAAGGAGGAATATGCAGGTAAACAATGTTCTGCCTTGATTGAGAGTTGGAACTCTTTGTCAACTCCAACCGTAACAGTTATAGCAGGTGGATCAACAAATGGTGCTTCCGGAACTGACTTTGTTGTGCCTCACATGCTGCTTCCTATTCAAGGGAAAGCTGAAGTACCATCTGATGACCCAACTAGCCACGCCCGAGATGTGGTTCCTATTTCAAGTAAAGGGCGTTCCAGGGAAAAGAATGAAGAACAGTGCCAGTTAAAGAAAGCTCGAGTAGATGGACA GTCACAGTTTGAACCATGTGCTCAACATTCAGGGAATTTGGTCATCATCGATATCTGA
- the LOC135611155 gene encoding uncharacterized protein LOC135611155 isoform X1, giving the protein MAEEFMHKNRLQEYTQRSSITLPLYQTINEGTPHAPEFRSTVIVDGKNFTSPCTFPTKKAAEQCAAKFALEGIRIINKNKGLSLIHNDTILCKLILHEYSVKMNMNLPTYETSHKPGLIPAFVSSVLFDNKTFKGETALSKKEAERVAACTVIKYILGNCDTGDIMRQIIESKNKHYAVVHRGKGSCSSLARNEETSGPSSSIQENKMLAPLFYDIPHAVAYSEAFASVPANTAAADSICSAKEEYAGKQCSALIESWNSLSTPTVTVIAGGSTNGASGTDFVVPHMLLPIQGKAEVPSDDPTSHARDVVPISSKGRSREKNEEQCQLKKARVDGQYVTCSRCKSVSRAKLLLYLVTDVLICLSAHLHGVLTFLFVELS; this is encoded by the exons ATGGCAGAAGAGTTCATGCATAAGAATAGGTTGCAAGAATATACACAAAGATCTTCTATCACCTTGCCACTATATCAGACTATAAATGAGGGAACGCCGCATGCGCCTGAGTTCAGGTCTACTGTAATCGTGGATGGGAAAAATTTCACTTCCCCTTGCACATTTCCGACCAAAAAGGCAGCCGAACAATGTGCAGCAAAATTTGCCCTTGAGGGCATCCGTATTATCAACAAGAACAAGGGCTTGTCTCTCATCCATAAT GATACCATTCTCTGTAAACTTATCCTGCATGAATATTCTGTGAAGATGAACATGAACCTGCCAACATATGAGACTTCTCACAAGCCAGGGCTGATTCCAGCCTTCGTCTCTTCTGTTTTGTTTGATAACAAGACATTTAAAGGTGAAACTGCACTGAGCAAAAAAGAGGCAGAAAGGGTTGCTGCTTGCACTGTTATTAAATATATTCTAG GAAACTGTGATACAGGAGATATTATGAGACAAATcatagaatcaaagaataaacatTACGCTGTGGTGCATAGAGGGAAAGGATCATGCTCATCCCTGGCTAGAAATGAAGAGACAAGTGGTCCCAGTAGTAGTATCCAAGAAAATAAAATGTTGGCTCCCTTGTTTTATGACATTCCACATGCTGTTGCATATTCTGAGGCATTTGCTTCAGTACCTGCTAACACTGCAGCAGCAGATTCTATTTGTTCAGCCAAGGAGGAATATGCAGGTAAACAATGTTCTGCCTTGATTGAGAGTTGGAACTCTTTGTCAACTCCAACCGTAACAGTTATAGCAGGTGGATCAACAAATGGTGCTTCCGGAACTGACTTTGTTGTGCCTCACATGCTGCTTCCTATTCAAGGGAAAGCTGAAGTACCATCTGATGACCCAACTAGCCACGCCCGAGATGTGGTTCCTATTTCAAGTAAAGGGCGTTCCAGGGAAAAGAATGAAGAACAGTGCCAGTTAAAGAAAGCTCGAGTAGATGGACAGTATGTTACCTGTTCTCGTTGCAAGTCTGTATCGCGTGCAAAGTTGCTACTTTACTTGGTTACGGATGTGCTGATATGCTTAAGTGCACACCTCCATGGTGTACTAACCTTTCTTTTTGTAGAATTGTCTTGA
- the LOC135611155 gene encoding double-stranded RNA-binding protein 4-like isoform X6 has product MAEEFMHKNRLQEYTQRSSITLPLYQTINEGTPHAPEFRSTVIVDGKNFTSPCTFPTKKAAEQCAAKFALEGIRIINKNKGLSLIHNDTILCKLILHEYSVKMNMNLPTYETSHKPGLIPAFVSSVLFDNKTFKGETALSKKEAERVAACTVIKYILGNCDTGDIMRQIIESKNKHYAVVHRGKGSCSSLARNEETSGPSSSIQENKMLAPLFYDIPHAVAYSEAFASVPANTAAADSICSAKEEYAGKAEVPSDDPTSHARDVVPISSKGRSREKNEEQCQLKKARVDGQYVTCSRCKSVSRAKLLLYLVTDVLICLSAHLHGVLTFLFVELS; this is encoded by the exons ATGGCAGAAGAGTTCATGCATAAGAATAGGTTGCAAGAATATACACAAAGATCTTCTATCACCTTGCCACTATATCAGACTATAAATGAGGGAACGCCGCATGCGCCTGAGTTCAGGTCTACTGTAATCGTGGATGGGAAAAATTTCACTTCCCCTTGCACATTTCCGACCAAAAAGGCAGCCGAACAATGTGCAGCAAAATTTGCCCTTGAGGGCATCCGTATTATCAACAAGAACAAGGGCTTGTCTCTCATCCATAAT GATACCATTCTCTGTAAACTTATCCTGCATGAATATTCTGTGAAGATGAACATGAACCTGCCAACATATGAGACTTCTCACAAGCCAGGGCTGATTCCAGCCTTCGTCTCTTCTGTTTTGTTTGATAACAAGACATTTAAAGGTGAAACTGCACTGAGCAAAAAAGAGGCAGAAAGGGTTGCTGCTTGCACTGTTATTAAATATATTCTAG GAAACTGTGATACAGGAGATATTATGAGACAAATcatagaatcaaagaataaacatTACGCTGTGGTGCATAGAGGGAAAGGATCATGCTCATCCCTGGCTAGAAATGAAGAGACAAGTGGTCCCAGTAGTAGTATCCAAGAAAATAAAATGTTGGCTCCCTTGTTTTATGACATTCCACATGCTGTTGCATATTCTGAGGCATTTGCTTCAGTACCTGCTAACACTGCAGCAGCAGATTCTATTTGTTCAGCCAAGGAGGAATATGCAG GGAAAGCTGAAGTACCATCTGATGACCCAACTAGCCACGCCCGAGATGTGGTTCCTATTTCAAGTAAAGGGCGTTCCAGGGAAAAGAATGAAGAACAGTGCCAGTTAAAGAAAGCTCGAGTAGATGGACAGTATGTTACCTGTTCTCGTTGCAAGTCTGTATCGCGTGCAAAGTTGCTACTTTACTTGGTTACGGATGTGCTGATATGCTTAAGTGCACACCTCCATGGTGTACTAACCTTTCTTTTTGTAGAATTGTCTTGA
- the LOC135611155 gene encoding uncharacterized protein LOC135611155 isoform X2, which yields MAEEFMHKNRLQEYTQRSSITLPLYQTINEGTPHAPEFRSTVIVDGKNFTSPCTFPTKKAAEQCAAKFALEGIRIINKNKGLSLIHNDTILCKLILHEYSVKMNMNLPTYETSHKPGLIPAFVSSVLFDNKTFKGETALSKKEAERVAACTVIKYILGNCDTGDIMRQIIESKNKHYAVVHRGKGSCSSLARNEETSGPSSSIQENKMLAPLFYDIPHAVAYSEAFASVPANTAAADSICSAKEEYAGKQCSALIESWNSLSTPTVTVIAGGSTNGASGTDFVVPHMLLPIQGKAEVPSDDPTSHARDVVPISSKGRSREKNEEQCQLKKARVDGQYVTCSRCKSVSRAKLLLYLVTDVLICLSAHLHGVTV from the exons ATGGCAGAAGAGTTCATGCATAAGAATAGGTTGCAAGAATATACACAAAGATCTTCTATCACCTTGCCACTATATCAGACTATAAATGAGGGAACGCCGCATGCGCCTGAGTTCAGGTCTACTGTAATCGTGGATGGGAAAAATTTCACTTCCCCTTGCACATTTCCGACCAAAAAGGCAGCCGAACAATGTGCAGCAAAATTTGCCCTTGAGGGCATCCGTATTATCAACAAGAACAAGGGCTTGTCTCTCATCCATAAT GATACCATTCTCTGTAAACTTATCCTGCATGAATATTCTGTGAAGATGAACATGAACCTGCCAACATATGAGACTTCTCACAAGCCAGGGCTGATTCCAGCCTTCGTCTCTTCTGTTTTGTTTGATAACAAGACATTTAAAGGTGAAACTGCACTGAGCAAAAAAGAGGCAGAAAGGGTTGCTGCTTGCACTGTTATTAAATATATTCTAG GAAACTGTGATACAGGAGATATTATGAGACAAATcatagaatcaaagaataaacatTACGCTGTGGTGCATAGAGGGAAAGGATCATGCTCATCCCTGGCTAGAAATGAAGAGACAAGTGGTCCCAGTAGTAGTATCCAAGAAAATAAAATGTTGGCTCCCTTGTTTTATGACATTCCACATGCTGTTGCATATTCTGAGGCATTTGCTTCAGTACCTGCTAACACTGCAGCAGCAGATTCTATTTGTTCAGCCAAGGAGGAATATGCAGGTAAACAATGTTCTGCCTTGATTGAGAGTTGGAACTCTTTGTCAACTCCAACCGTAACAGTTATAGCAGGTGGATCAACAAATGGTGCTTCCGGAACTGACTTTGTTGTGCCTCACATGCTGCTTCCTATTCAAGGGAAAGCTGAAGTACCATCTGATGACCCAACTAGCCACGCCCGAGATGTGGTTCCTATTTCAAGTAAAGGGCGTTCCAGGGAAAAGAATGAAGAACAGTGCCAGTTAAAGAAAGCTCGAGTAGATGGACAGTATGTTACCTGTTCTCGTTGCAAGTCTGTATCGCGTGCAAAGTTGCTACTTTACTTGGTTACGGATGTGCTGATATGCTTAAGTGCACACCTCCATGGT GTCACAGTTTGA
- the LOC135611155 gene encoding double-stranded RNA-binding protein 1-like isoform X4 — protein sequence MAEEFMHKNRLQEYTQRSSITLPLYQTINEGTPHAPEFRSTVIVDGKNFTSPCTFPTKKAAEQCAAKFALEGIRIINKNKGLSLIHNDTILCKLILHEYSVKMNMNLPTYETSHKPGLIPAFVSSVLFDNKTFKGETALSKKEAERVAACTVIKYILGNCDTGDIMRQIIESKNKHYAVVHRGKGSCSSLARNEETSGPSSSIQENKMLAPLFYDIPHAVAYSEAFASVPANTAAADSICSAKEEYAGGSTNGASGTDFVVPHMLLPIQGKAEVPSDDPTSHARDVVPISSKGRSREKNEEQCQLKKARVDGQYVTCSRCKSVSRAKLLLYLVTDVLICLSAHLHGVLTFLFVELS from the exons ATGGCAGAAGAGTTCATGCATAAGAATAGGTTGCAAGAATATACACAAAGATCTTCTATCACCTTGCCACTATATCAGACTATAAATGAGGGAACGCCGCATGCGCCTGAGTTCAGGTCTACTGTAATCGTGGATGGGAAAAATTTCACTTCCCCTTGCACATTTCCGACCAAAAAGGCAGCCGAACAATGTGCAGCAAAATTTGCCCTTGAGGGCATCCGTATTATCAACAAGAACAAGGGCTTGTCTCTCATCCATAAT GATACCATTCTCTGTAAACTTATCCTGCATGAATATTCTGTGAAGATGAACATGAACCTGCCAACATATGAGACTTCTCACAAGCCAGGGCTGATTCCAGCCTTCGTCTCTTCTGTTTTGTTTGATAACAAGACATTTAAAGGTGAAACTGCACTGAGCAAAAAAGAGGCAGAAAGGGTTGCTGCTTGCACTGTTATTAAATATATTCTAG GAAACTGTGATACAGGAGATATTATGAGACAAATcatagaatcaaagaataaacatTACGCTGTGGTGCATAGAGGGAAAGGATCATGCTCATCCCTGGCTAGAAATGAAGAGACAAGTGGTCCCAGTAGTAGTATCCAAGAAAATAAAATGTTGGCTCCCTTGTTTTATGACATTCCACATGCTGTTGCATATTCTGAGGCATTTGCTTCAGTACCTGCTAACACTGCAGCAGCAGATTCTATTTGTTCAGCCAAGGAGGAATATGCAG GTGGATCAACAAATGGTGCTTCCGGAACTGACTTTGTTGTGCCTCACATGCTGCTTCCTATTCAAGGGAAAGCTGAAGTACCATCTGATGACCCAACTAGCCACGCCCGAGATGTGGTTCCTATTTCAAGTAAAGGGCGTTCCAGGGAAAAGAATGAAGAACAGTGCCAGTTAAAGAAAGCTCGAGTAGATGGACAGTATGTTACCTGTTCTCGTTGCAAGTCTGTATCGCGTGCAAAGTTGCTACTTTACTTGGTTACGGATGTGCTGATATGCTTAAGTGCACACCTCCATGGTGTACTAACCTTTCTTTTTGTAGAATTGTCTTGA